CAGGATTACTATCATTTAAATAAATCTATTAACTGATTAGCCACTGCAATGTCAGTTCCTAGGTTTACAGAGAGTGTGGTCAAGAGTAACATGTTCAACTGACCTTTGATTCTCTTCTTTCTCCTCAGGTGTAAGAGTCTTCTTCTGCTTCAGATATTCAATCAAAGCGTTCTGCTTCATCACaacctaataaaaaaaacaaccttttaaatcaatatgcaTTGACAGCGTAATCAAGTGGCACCTTGGCTTATGAGTTTAAGTTGCTTCAATTCTAAGATTCCAAGATAAAGTTATAGGGAGGCCAAAGCTTGTAAACTTTTGGATGTGGTGGATATTTCATCTCACACCTGCTTTTGAATGATGTCCTTCTGGTTTACAGAGCTCAGAGCTTGTTCTTTCTTGGCTTCTGCAGCCTGTTTCTTCTTCTGCTGTTGTTGTTCTCTGAGCTGCTGGATCCTCTGCAACTGCTCTTGTACGGAAGCAGCCTGAATGGCCACAACGTTGCCCATCTGCAGGGACAACATTGTGAGATGACAAGATGAGGTGAAAAGTTGACCATTTAGGTGCTCTTTAAACATTTGGGAAGAATAGGTGTAAGAAAATGTCAGATTGAGTGAAATATTTGCATTACCTGTCCTCCCTGACCCGAAGTGAGACCTGTCTGCTGTATCTGAACCGGTAGTTGAAGTTTGAAGTGTTGTGGTAGTGATGTGCCAGTCTGCTGAGCCTGCAGCTGTGCCAAGACCTAAAGCATTGACATAAAAGAAATGGAAATGAAATAGGAAAAGCATGCGATGACTAAAGACAACATTGTAAAgagttcatttttaatgctTATTGGATTTAATGGAGTGCAACCATAACACAGTCTGTCTATATTGACAGCATACTTTCTTTGTAAAACATAAGTGCGACGTAGAACTGACCTGGACTTGCTGTTGCAGTCCAGACATGATGATTTGGGGATTTTGCTGCAGTTGTAATTGTGCTGTACCACCCTGTGTGGTCACTTGCAGCGAGGTGGGAGATTGAATAGGCATGTGGGCTTGAGTCTGTGGGGGTAATTGCCCTTGTGGAGTGGATGCTGAAGGGGTTGTGGTGGTTGCCAGGGTTGCTGCCCCTGGCTGAACTGGGGCAGCTGCCTGTTGAACAGGCTGAGCAGGTGTTTTTGTGGAGTCAGAGTTGGGCTGGTTGGATGGTGTGGCGGCTGTACAGTTTTAGAAAAAGCTTAGTCACTGTTAATGACAAAAtgaaatggctttttaaaagtGTGTTTGCAGTCAAACCTGGGCTCGGCGCACTTGTAGCCACTGCGGCCGGGGGTGTGAATAAGAAGCGCTGCATCTGGCCATTGGGCAGAGTCGCCTGCATGAGTTGCTGGCCAGGACCCGGAATGACTGTGACTCCATGAGGTATGACCTGAAGCTGGCCGGTAGTTTGACCTTGGCCTTGAATCATCACTGTGAGAGCCTGGTGGGAGCCACCAACACCTGAACCAGCCTGCTGCTTCTGTAGTGGGACAAATTGTAAACCTTCTGGTTACAAATCCAAGATTACTCAGTGAAAAATAGTGTAGGTTAAGTAACAGTAAGAACCATAAGTACACTGAAATAAGGAGTAATAACATTTAGATCGATGGTGATTTCACAATAATCTCTAACCTGGGTTAGCTGAGAAATGTTGAGTTTAACCTGGCCGGATGTCACTCCAGCTGTGGCAGGGCTTGCTGAGCCCTGGCCTGTTACCGTGGCGACAGGGCTGGCTCCAGAAACTGAAGTGGACACTGCCGGGCCTTGTACAATCTGACTTACCACTTGTCCAGTCTGACCTAAAAAGCAACAGAAGGTGTAATTAGTTTTTGTATCATAAATGAAAAACTATTAAGCTATTCACAGGTATTTAgtccagataaaaaaaaaatccaaataatgaaTTACCCTGTTGGACTACAAGTGGTGTTCTAAGTATTGTCTTTCCCATAGACCCACCCTGCTGGATTGGGGTTCGAATCGTTGTTACACCAGCCCGGATCTGAccacaaggaagaaaaaaatattgacaaccGACATATTGACTTGAGAAAACAAATGTATCATTAAGTATCACAACAAGATGattgaaagacaaaaaacattgaCATATTTATAAAAGTATTATACTgtgtcaaatatatatatatatatatacatatatatatatatatatatatatatatatatatatatatatatatatatatatatatatatatatatatatatatatatatatatatatatatatatatatatatatatatatatatatatatatatatatatatatatatatatatatatatatatatatatatatatatatatatatatatatatatatatatatatatatatatatatatatatatatatatatatatatatatatatatagggttaTATTACAAACAcccaaaaagcaaatatttttttcaatatcttaGATAATAAGGTCAATTCTTATCAAACTCAAATACAACCACAGAAATGTTACTATATATGAACATACAAAGATGAACATCCAACGAAAAAAGGAAGAGCATACCTGCTGCTGTGTGGTTGAAATATTGGGCCTGATATTCACAGGTGTAGTCCTAGGGAATTTGATAAAGGTCTGCGTACTACCCGTTGTCCCAGAGGGGATGATACCCAACACTTTCTGTTGCACGCCACCTGATTTGGGGgtagtaaaaaacaaaaaaagtcaaaacagcACACAATTTACATATaagtaaataacaaataaagtaGCTACAAGTGTTGGATTTATTGTTGCGTTACATACAACAGTTAATTACACCTGGCGGATAACCTGTCCACCATTGTTGTCATTGGCAGGCATTAATTAATTAACTATTTCCCATGTGCTTTCAGATCAGCAATCTTTATACAATACTTTGCGGCCGCCACCCATTTTCGGCTACACTAGGAAATGATCACATATCACCCATTCCCAGTATAATACAATACCGTGGGCAATGACAGTCAACTACAAGCAAGCATTTGTACACAGGTTGTGCATTGACATGACTAAATGCATTATTTGTGAGCTTCACTCTTTGAAAGATGGCCAACATTTGATCACAGCGATGGCAAATATTAGTGGAGCAGGTAAACAAAATCTTCAAAGCCTTGCTGAAAGCTTACTTGGGTTCCCCCCAACGTACTTGAGCCCCTCATAAATTATTCACAACCTTTAAACTTTCCTCCGACAAAGGCAGCATTTCATATTTGCCGTGCAAACACATGTGAAGTTGATCGCTCAAATAGAAATCCTACGAGTATCACTCCTTTGCCCCTCAGATCCtgctgtgggttttttttcttttaaaccacAACCAGGTAGGTAAACCTTTACATCAAGAATTTCCCTCTTCAAACAGTGACCTTAAACCTGCTTGTAAGACACAGGGTGTCTCTGCTCTGGTCATaaacttaaaaagaaaactgaTTTCTACGGACTGGCTGTTTAAAGGAGCGTGATAAGTTGGGACTTGGACTGTTGGAGAGCCAgacttttatttcaaaaaatgaaagggaggaaaagaagaaaactgaaaTGCCGCAATAGAGGGTTACCTGTCTGAGAAGTAGACCTCAGGGTAAACTTGTTTTCCTGCCTAACTTCCTTAAGCccttccaaaataaacagtgtgcCCCGCCGTCATGCAGGATAAATAGCCATGTCCATTAAATGGTCATACTCCACCTAAAATTTAGGTTTCTCCTTTAAGGTTACTTCAAAAGAGTAATAAATATCATGTTAATTTTTGGCAAGATAATTTCAACGTGGTTATCTGCACAGTTTGCCAATGTTGTCGTTAAAATGCATCTTCTTTGAAGTTATTCGGAATTGAGCTTTTGGAAAGTTATACATTTATGCATGTTTACCTCTCATAATATCATATATTTTGAAATCTGTTATTCCACAACACCCACTTAGTTGCTGTCCTTTATTTTACTAGCAAACATCCATCAACTAATAAAAGACCGTTCCAGTTTTAAAAAGGCCAAACTTTgccatagatttttttaaaatgacaaaaacataacttcacattaaaaaaaaaattccagacCAAATACATGTATCACCCCTGAAACATGAAACTAAAATAACTAATTTTCATTATATTACTATCCTGTTAGGGTACAACCAGACACCTCCATGCCAAATGCCAAAGTAAGCTGTATGACTCAATTGGTGGGCAGACATTAAGGAAACACCACAATGATGTTGGATGAATAGTTGCATTAAAAACCTTTGAATTGTGCCCACAACTcacaacacataaaaataacttGTCACCCTTTTGCCAGCTTCTGAGTAGAGCAGGTGTGAGTTAATAAAAGTTGGTGTACCTCCTTGGGAAGTTGCCATGTTGACGGTGATGAGCTTGCTGTTGACTGGAAGAGGCAGCTTGGTGGTCACTACCTTCCCACCCACTGTGGTTCCTGTAATTTGAAATGTGTGTCCACCAGTCGTGGTCACCGTGGTCTCTGCATAAgcagacacataaaaaaacagcaaatgtaATATTGTATTGACCAAGTTTATGTCTCAAAtggcaaaatgaagaaaagaaaagatacAATAAGCAGATTATCAGCACTAAATAACAGGTATCAAACTCAAGGCCCAGAGACCGGACCCCAACCTACCATGACAAACTTGATTAAATTATTGATAGTAAAGCATTGAATTCCCTACAGATAAATGTATCTGGCATTTTCTATCAAATTAAACGATTTAGAAGATTTTCAATCCAGTACCTGGTGAGTTTTGACTCTGCTTGATCCACGTGGCAAACGATTGCTGAAAGTTCTTGGTCTGCTGGTATTTGACGGGCGTTCCCATCTTTGAGGACAGCACCACCTTAGCATTGGGAGTTCCCGCGCCTGACAACGAAGCCACCATGACTTTAGGCGTCGCAGACGGTGTCGCGGGCGTTCCTGTTGGAGTGACCGTGACCGAGCATGGTTTCTGCTCCTGACGTTTCTGGAACCATTGAAATTGTTATGactacaagtaaaaaaaacagagcatGAGCCCATTCAAAAGATAATGTGACCACCCTCACTTTAGCTTGTTCAGCTGCttgagctttttctttctcgacCCTAGGAAAAGCAGTATGACAGTTTTAAGTGaaagagcatttttttatttactacggACTCCATGGAATATGGATCTTGTGCTGACCTCTCTGAAAAAGCTCTTATCTCCCAGAGGTCCAGCTCCTCCTCAGCAACCCATGTCTCGATCACCATAGGGCCCGTCTGCTTGGGAGGTTCGGGTTTCTTGGGACGCAAGGCACTGGATCGCAGCCCTTTCCTCTGTGGGGTGTGGGTTTCTGTCCAGGTGTAAATACATCAacaattttttaatgtctttttacaACTCAAAATAGTCATTGTGGATTGTTGATAAAAGAGCAATTAACCTTTGGGTGTCTCAGGAGCTCCCAGTGGGCAGATAATTTTGCGGATGCAGTACTCCGAGCGGATGCCATAGGGTCCCACGTCACGCCGTTTGATGATCTCGGTGGTAGTGATTTCTGTATCTGACGTCTCTGTGGTAATGAGTGGGGATAGGGCTGGGTTGATATGACGATGAAGAGGAGAGCCCgaaaaatggaggaaatgaTCTCCAACATAACACCTGTGTCAGCCACAGGAAATGGATGTATTTTAATctaagtttctttttttaatgtatgacAACACCCACAAACCTTATTTCTTGGTTTCCTAAAATCTTAAAAGGGTAAAAGAAAATCTCAAATACCAAAGAGTAaaaattcactcattcattttctgaaccttaaGCCTCACTGGGgtcgcatggggtgctggagtctatcccagctgacttcagaccaGGAGACGGACATCATTCAGTCTCACACCcacacctaagggcaatttaaagttgCCAATCAGCCttcctatcatgcatgtctttggaatgtggtaggaaacaggagtacccggagaaaacccatgcaggcccggggagaagatgcaaactccacactggtggaccgacCGGGATTTTGGAGTGCTCCAGGAAAGATAGAGAAATGGTATTTGGGGTAGCGGTGAGGTCGGGATAGCTCTACCTGTTCGTGTAGTACCGACGGCGGCGGATGGCTTTACAGCCATGTCATCCCATCTCAAACAGCCCCAGAGAAGTCTCAGCATCAGACTCACACCAGCCAATGTGTGCACAGTTTGCAAGCGATACCTGCACATACAAATAGAAGTATTTTTCAATAATACCACCCAATTGCAGTGAAATGATGGTGCTTCAGGTGCAATTACTCTCCAACTATAAAATATAATTAGACTTTGCTTCATAGTGGAATACTAGCAACATTAGTTTGACGATTAGTTGATTTTATGAGTGTTGAAGGAAGTGTGTCTGGTACTCTTGACTGTCTGGTGTCAGGTAGTTAATTAGTGTGGTATGACAACAAGACAGCCAGTGACTCACTCTGTTTCAGAATCCACAAGGCAACACATTTTAGAATTAGAGTGGATGTTGTAAAAGCAAATGGTGTTCGGGGAGATGTTTGCTTGTGTTAGTTGTTCTACTATGTAAGTGGAATAACTAAAATCCACTTAATCCTTTTATAACCTGGGAAACGGATACTATCGTTGACCACAAACTCTGttgagggttggaacaaatttcaTGAAGCTAACAGTCTTAAACATGTCAACACGCAATACTTTTCTAAAAACAGTCTGTGTGCATATTTCCTATCCTTTGTGAAAGCTTTGTGACCAAAGAACATTAATACTAGTTCTGTCATATGTGCATGCCAATGAAAAACTGAAGGTAAACCACAATGTCAAGTGAAATTTGAATTAGCCATTTCTGATGACAATTCCATGCTTGCCAGACGTAATATGCTTCTGAACCGATGAAAAGTAGTAGGGAAAAGAACCTTCattctactgtattttcaacaaaaaagcacATATTTGCTACTCTGATTATTGCATTGATGCCAGTGTGAGTGTCTCCAAATAAAAAGGCATAATTTACCTCCAGGTGATCCCAAAGGTAGGCCTTGGGGAAGGATACGGCCAAATATCCTGAGCCGGCTTGGCATTATAGTTAAAAACCGGCACTTCACGGAATCCTCCCCTCCTCGCTAGCACCTTCAAGTTGTCGTGCGGCAACACAAAAATGCTCTTGCGGTTGCTCTTGGTGAGAAACTTGCGATAAGAAGGAAGCGCTGTGTCCGAGCGCACCTTTTTGGTGCGGGAGAATTTGCGCAGGTGTACCCGGCCCCTGGTTGTTGAGCCTTCTTGAAATACGTCTGCCTTTGTTTCAGAATTTCTACCATTGGTTTCGGTTATTGACTGGTGATTGGTGGCAGATGAAAGGGTTGCCTCTTGTTGAGCCAGTGGGTCACTGTGACTGTCTTCTAATGGACTGGTAGAAGGTATTTTAGTCACAGTTCTTTTTGTTATGGTAGCCAGTGTGGATACTGCGCTTTCTGTGGCCAAATCCTTGGTTGTTCCCTCACTGGCAAGCGTTTTCAAGGGTGTTGTCGTCTCACGGTCACTGATCTCTGCAAACTCGTCACTTAAACTGGACTCTTCTGTTGAAGGTATAGGCGAAGGTGCCATTCTGATGATCTTGACCACAGGGGTGGTTTTACAGTCTAGAGAACTGTTGAGTGGCAAAGAGCTCGAAATATGAGATTCAATATTATTGTCCAGCTTTGTTATCTTCACTGGTGGTTGGTATTCCTGACCTGATGTTGTTGTGTTGCTCTCAAATGTTTTTGAAGAGTTTTGCTCTTTTTCTTCTGCATGTTCACTTTTTGTCACAAGAGCTAATTCTCCATTTACCAAAAGTTTTTGCTGTGTGCTTACACCTTCATTTTCTATCTGACCAATACTGTTCACCATGGTTTTGTTAGGTATAACTATATTATTTGGACTTACCACAGAGTTGCTAATCTTGACTTCAGCCCCTAAACCTTCCTTACCATTTACCTGAGGAAGGGGAGAAACTGAAACAGGAGAATTTGTCTCCTCAGCATCTTGCATATTGTCCTGGTTTCCCTCAGGCACTGTGCCATTTATCTCAGTGGTTAGCTCTACTGAGCTTAGCGTCTCTGGGCTTTTCTGTGAAGTTTTCAAGGGGTGTGAATTCTCACTGTTTATTTGGTCAACAACGTTTGTATGTGTCCCGACTGAGTCCGCCTCTCTAGAGGACTCCGTGTTAGGGACCTCAGACCCAGTATTTTCAACAATGTCTAAGCAAGGACTGTCTTTTTGTTGCTCTGACGAGCAATCTTTTGGCCCCGTAGTCCTTTCAATAGAATCTACTTTCAATTCCTGTGACAATGCAATTGTTTCTTTCTGTGGTGAAAAAGAATCCTTTTCTGAAACAGAACTGCAATTGCCTTTGAGTATTGGATCGGAAGCAATTCTAGCAACTGCATCATCCACGGTTATGGAAACGACAGCCTGACTGTCATCTTTAATTCCTCCATCTGCAGGTGTGGAAATTGGAATTGTGCAAGAATCTTGCTCCTCTGTCACAGCATTGATCACGTCGAGTTGAGTCTGAGCCAATGACTGGGGTTTAAGCGGTGACCGTGGTCGGACTGGGGTACCCAGTGAGGGTGGAACGGAAGAGGAGGGTGAAACGGGGGGAGGGGTCTTGGGTTTGAATGCAGGTATGCTCTTCGTCTTCTCCTCAATCACGTGCTGCTTTAGACGGCGCTCCAGCAGACTGTCGAGTTTAGAGGTCTTTACCTTCTTCTTGTATGGAATGCGGGTACGGAAGCCCTGACTGACATCCACCACGTCGTAGTTAAAAGGACGAAGAGGGTTATCTGTAAGCTCCTCCTTCACAGACTCCTCCTTAATACTGGACACTGGAGAATACAAAATAAACGTTGCAATTTTAGATCAGTTCATCAATTGGTACTAATAATTTTCTCATAAGTAGGTTGTTACATTCTTACTTTGCTCATCATCTGATTTCAAGCAAGTGGACTCCAACACTGTCTTCACTGGTGAGTTGTCCACAGGCAGTTCGTCagtgttttccattttaaaatcagATTCTTTCGATTCCTTTTCAATCTTTTCACTAGATAGTAAAACCTCATCTGGCAACTGATTTTCTTGGGAGGGTTTAGATGGAGATGAATCTTTATCTGCTGTTTCACTGTTTAGGTTAGAAACTTCCTTAATGCCAGGTGCTTGTATGCTGTGCCGTCGACTCAAGTCCAACAAGGTGCACTTTAGGCCGAGTTTAGCATCTTGGgaacagaaaatgtaaaaaataaaaatgaaaaagtacaTTCAATGTGAAATATAATTCTTGTCAACTGAAATGGCAACATAATTGACCACATCCCCACTCTAGCccaagtcatcattttttttcagacctTCAAGTTCTTTGCGATAGTTGGCATTGGTGTTGCCTGGAAGTCTTGGGAGAAACCTCTGGACATAGGTCTTACTGATCCAACTCCAGCCGCCATAGCCAGTAACACGATACTCCTCGcctttttgtttccacaccttcACAGAGGGCAGAAAAATGCAGAGAATAAGTCATCAGTAGTTTTTTTAGGAGAAAGAAACTATGTGTAGAATGAATTTGCAGTACAAAGTGGAGCTGGAAGAACTATATTTGGTTACTGACTACCAATTTTAAGTTGTCTTCAACTACAGTGGCTTCTCTACTAACACTAAAATAGGTGAAAGCATTAATAGGTAATGCACGTTAGACCATACTCAAAATATAAGCTCCACTTGAACAAATCCTAAATAAAATGGTACAAACTTCATGCAGAATCTGTTACATGTAACTTACCTGGTGTTTAATTGGAAATGTGTATTTGACCCATGTGGCCTGTTGCATTGTTTCTTCTTCCTCTAACTTCCTTTCCCTTTTCTTTATCTTCTCTTTCTCCTCACGCTCCATGGAAGTCATGCGATTTAACctgaaaaaaaaggtataatATTATGTATGGAAATATAATAGTGTTTAAGGAAGTGGAATAAATATACTTTGTGTGATAAAATCTACATTAGTTGGTATGAAGTCAGTCCTAAATTTTGCAAAAAGTCTGTAAAATGCTTTCCCCCCCCCTGTTATTCGCTGAATGGGTGTTTGAATAGTCACGCGTTGAAATTATAAGTAGTGGTAGTGTCATTTTTTGGcgatatttttttactgaagtgGCCAAAACCAGTATATAAATTTAAGAGAAATTTGACTTTTCATTGCTGTGACTGTGTAAATAGCCCATAACACTCTTCTCAGTGGCTATGTATTTGCTGCTCTCTTTTTTGATGCTGGATTGTTTAGATATCCACTTTACGGTTCCAACTCTGAAATGTTGGCTTCATTAAAATAGGGGTGTTGTGTTCAAGCAATGGTGGCTGAGTGCTGTAAGTGGGTGGTACTAGTAGCGGCCCTGCAGtctaaatattattccttgcGGCTAGGGTGGGCCTTTTCATCTGATCTGGTAAGAATCACCACCGCCTGCTGTAATCCTCTAAGTACACACGCTCATTATGCATAGATTAAATGCATAGTTGGATACATCAGCATATGAGTGAACAAACTTCATAGATATTGATATAAGTACATACAGTACAAGAGCAAATTATGTATttctttcatatatatatatatatatatatatatatatatatatatatatatatatatatatatatatatatatatatatatatatatatatatatatatatatatatatatatatatatatatatatatatatatatatatatatatatatatatatatatatatatatatatatatatatatatatatatatatatatatatatatatatatatatatatatatatatatatatatatatatatatatatatatatatatccctatatatatatctttatttatttatttatgtatttattcatttatatatatttatgtatttattctggGCTCCAGAGTAGCGGGGTTTCAAAGTACTTATAAATCTATTTTGTGCTTGAAGTGGACACAGGAAAATGCTGAGAACCTGCTATGAGTACCTGGTATGGCCAAGTGAATCCTTCCAGATGGGCATAGTTGCCACAGGCTTGATTGCACACTCCATAATGGCCAGAGCCAAGGCAAACTCTCTGGCCTTACTGCACATTTGCACAGCTTTGATCCAGTTGGTCCTAGAAAACAAACCATTTCTAAACactttttctttacatttggaCCATCAGCGATTGTTTATAGTGggaaaaatacggtaagtaatcacaaacatggtaaaaaaaaagggatgtcGTGCATATGTCCATACCTGTGTGAGGCCCAGTTATGGTGCATGAATGGTGAGGGAACATTGTTCTCCAGTTGGATAATTGTCAGCCTTATTGTAGAGATAGTGATAAGCTTGGAACCATGGATGGAACCATTCCACTTGAATTCTCCTGCTGGAGTCAAGCAGAACTTGTGGGAGAGATGCCGCCTTTTGTCGTGATCCTAGGAAATATGTGTATTGAAATCATTAGAGAATCTATAAGAGTGTTTAAATGATGTTCTCTGAGTAAAGAGCACTACTTGCCTCTCTGTGCTGGTGCTTATTCAGAGCCAAGGTGTTTGTACTGTACTGGTTATGATAAACACGATATTTGCCCTCTTGACCGAGCTTGAAGTACTGGCAGATGGTCCCTTTCATCACCACGTCCTTCGTGCGTGTACTGACACGGGTAACGTCACCTTGAGCGTTCACTACGAGAATCTATAgacaagaaaatgttttgagATAGTTAAAAGTTTGGATTAATAAAGAACCACACTAACAATTAGTTTTCATCATACTTATTTTATGTAAATGCTCA
This region of Stigmatopora nigra isolate UIUO_SnigA chromosome 6, RoL_Snig_1.1, whole genome shotgun sequence genomic DNA includes:
- the LOC144198074 gene encoding nucleosome-remodeling factor subunit BPTF-like isoform X3, with amino-acid sequence MRGRRGRPPKLAGGMREGSPVPTRGSRTGRSRGMRGRGRGRARGRGRGLTDGACVTGSTELDTEISGPDNFNLSRGRKKVAAANPEASAASRGRGGRGRSRGARGGRGSRGGVRRPPIKVVYDDNSDEEDDNISYRSEEDELLNDNPSSDLEEEEEDLEELEEALENDSEYLEEAPDEDEDDGSYCTESSTRSQSTTGSTPGRRSRVVQLQSPVFELQDIPPLELPKSSEDLLVPTSQLLNVSAVYEVLRNFGTVLRLSPFCFEDFCAAVASQEQCTLLAETHISLLKAILREEDTSNTTFGPADVKDSVNSTLYFVDGMTWPEVLRAYCESDPEYRHILPFQQGEDYPFEPLESKIKVLQFLVDQFLATNIAREELMSEGVVAYDDHCRVCHRLGDLLCCETCAAVYHLECVKPPLQEVPEDEWQCEVCVAHKVPGVRDCIPEIQKTRPFLRQLPVGYDRHNRKYWFLNRRVVVEEDGEQEDKTIWYYSTKVQLAEVIGSLDKEYWEADLYAALEEIRDELHVHMDITEDLTNKARGNNRCFLNVANEEILERLRAKKEEALAEVKRQAAEEALKARLEQEKEDVDVENNVNEDAKLGEGQQDININEDNAKEEDKETNKETEEMKRDVDKTGAIQPTSDSVSVSGEDIPSLGHLNQNVEENSNSSMGIMVQPRGPEPPDLADKSSMSSLASFEDTGDGKDPSNGECLSGKKSAATRMVTRLRNPESKLSQLKSQQVAAALHEANRGFREGKEILVVNAQGDVTRVSTRTKDVVMKGTICQYFKLGQEGKYRVYHNQYSTNTLALNKHQHREDHDKRRHLSHKFCLTPAGEFKWNGSIHGSKLITISTIRLTIIQLENNVPSPFMHHNWASHRTNWIKAVQMCSKAREFALALAIMECAIKPVATMPIWKDSLGHTRLNRMTSMEREEKEKIKKRERKLEEEETMQQATWVKYTFPIKHQVWKQKGEEYRVTGYGGWSWISKTYVQRFLPRLPGNTNANYRKELEDAKLGLKCTLLDLSRRHSIQAPGIKEVSNLNSETADKDSSPSKPSQENQLPDEVLLSSEKIEKESKESDFKMENTDELPVDNSPVKTVLESTCLKSDDEQMSSIKEESVKEELTDNPLRPFNYDVVDVSQGFRTRIPYKKKVKTSKLDSLLERRLKQHVIEEKTKSIPAFKPKTPPPVSPSSSVPPSLGTPVRPRSPLKPQSLAQTQLDVINAVTEEQDSCTIPISTPADGGIKDDSQAVVSITVDDAVARIASDPILKGNCSSVSEKDSFSPQKETIALSQELKVDSIERTTGPKDCSSEQQKDSPCLDIVENTGSEVPNTESSREADSVGTHTNVVDQINSENSHPLKTSQKSPETLSSVELTTEINGTVPEGNQDNMQDAEETNSPVSVSPLPQVNGKEGLGAEVKISNSVVSPNNIVIPNKTMVNSIGQIENEGVSTQQKLLVNGELALVTKSEHAEEKEQNSSKTFESNTTTSGQEYQPPVKITKLDNNIESHISSSLPLNSSLDCKTTPVVKIIRMAPSPIPSTEESSLSDEFAEISDRETTTPLKTLASEGTTKDLATESAVSTLATITKRTVTKIPSTSPLEDSHSDPLAQQEATLSSATNHQSITETNGRNSETKADVFQEGSTTRGRVHLRKFSRTKKVRSDTALPSYRKFLTKSNRKSIFVLPHDNLKVLARRGGFREVPVFNYNAKPAQDIWPYPSPRPTFGITWRYRLQTVHTLAGVSLMLRLLWGCLRWDDMAVKPSAAVGTTRTALSPLITTETSDTEITTTEIIKRRDVGPYGIRSEYCIRKIICPLGAPETPKETHTPQRKGLRSSALRPKKPEPPKQTGPMVIETWVAEEELDLWEIRAFSERVEKEKAQAAEQAKKRQEQKPCSVTVTPTGTPATPSATPKVMVASLSGAGTPNAKVVLSSKMGTPVKYQQTKNFQQSFATWIKQSQNSPETTVTTTGGHTFQITGTTVGGKVVTTKLPLPVNSKLITVNMATSQGGGVQQKVLGIIPSGTTGSTQTFIKFPRTTPVNIRPNISTTQQQIRAGVTTIRTPIQQGGSMGKTILRTPLVVQQGQTGQVVSQIVQGPAVSTSVSGASPVATVTGQGSASPATAGVTSGQVKLNISQLTQKQQAGSGVGGSHQALTVMIQGQGQTTGQLQVIPHGVTVIPGPGQQLMQATLPNGQMQRFLFTPPAAVATSAPSPAATPSNQPNSDSTKTPAQPVQQAAAPVQPGAATLATTTTPSASTPQGQLPPQTQAHMPIQSPTSLQVTTQGGTAQLQLQQNPQIIMSGLQQQVQVLAQLQAQQTGTSLPQHFKLQLPVQIQQTGLTSGQGGQMGNVVAIQAASVQEQLQRIQQLREQQQQKKKQAAEAKKEQALSSVNQKDIIQKQVVMKQNALIEYLKQKKTLTPEEKEENQRMIVCNQVMKFLLDRIDRDERQEAKKKKKEEQVESKKRLATANKLASLLYRHKESLKTEILKKRVLLDQQLHLEAQEELKKDLLRIRREKEKAAAQKAAQVAAAAAAAQGLDRHIHARVHNITTQQHHVTTVAPTHKRKRDEERESATSAKSKKKKMISTTITKDSKKEIKLYCICKTPYDETKFYIGCDLCTNWYHGECVGITEKAAKDMDDYICLECKQGHKNTKEELYCICQTPYDESQFYIGCDRCQNWYHGRCVGILQSEANHIDEYVCPQCQSTEDAMTVLTPLTEKDQEGLRRILRSLTAHKMAWPFLEPVDTSDAPDYYKVIKEPMDLSTMEERLQKRKYVKLTEFVADMTKIFDNCRYYNPSDSPFYQCAEVLESFFVQKLKGFKASRL